From the Candidatus Brocadia sp. genome, one window contains:
- a CDS encoding carbon monoxide dehydrogenase, which translates to MKIAVSGKGGVGKTTFVATLAKVFAESGKKVIAIDADPVSNLAATLGIKNLSEIVPISQMKDLIKERTGASDEYGKFFSLNPTVSDLPEKLSLEHEGVKLMVLGAIKRGGGGCACPESAFLRALLSHLIVQRDEVVIVDMEAGVEHLGRATVRSVNALIVIVEPGSKSIQTAFQVKKLADDIGLKSVYAVGNKVASDGHRSLIEHGLQGIPVLGFISYNDKILESDIMGRSVFAENSQLLSEVRQIKNSLEDCTKGK; encoded by the coding sequence ACGACGTTTGTCGCTACGCTGGCAAAGGTTTTTGCAGAAAGCGGGAAAAAGGTCATAGCAATAGATGCGGATCCTGTTTCGAATTTAGCGGCAACTTTAGGTATTAAAAATCTATCAGAGATAGTCCCGATTAGCCAGATGAAAGATTTGATAAAGGAACGCACAGGAGCCTCTGATGAATATGGAAAGTTTTTCTCATTAAATCCAACGGTTTCAGATTTGCCTGAAAAACTTTCTTTGGAACATGAAGGGGTTAAGCTTATGGTGCTGGGGGCTATAAAGCGAGGTGGCGGTGGGTGTGCTTGTCCCGAAAGCGCTTTTTTGAGGGCATTGCTGAGCCACCTTATTGTACAAAGGGATGAGGTCGTAATTGTAGATATGGAGGCGGGCGTTGAACATCTTGGCCGTGCTACCGTGCGGTCGGTAAATGCGCTGATTGTAATCGTAGAGCCTGGTTCCAAGAGTATCCAAACAGCTTTTCAGGTCAAAAAACTCGCTGACGATATAGGCCTGAAGTCGGTTTATGCCGTAGGGAACAAAGTGGCATCTGATGGACACCGGTCGTTGATCGAGCATGGGTTACAGGGTATTCCTGTTTTAGGGTTTATTTCCTACAATGACAAGATCCTTGAATCAGACATTATGGGAAGATCGGTCTTTGCAGAAAATAGCCAGTTACTGTCGGAAGTAAGGCAGATAAAGAACAGCCTGGAAGATTGTACAAAAGGCAAGTAA